tttgaaattaatattttcccCGAGAATactcgacctcagctttccaacgaacccatacacgctcgtatcctcgccaccttacggaaatgaaatccggactacgaaaccccatttttcgactttttcggaagatcaaaaaaatcttagacttgttttggggcctaggaaccaaggcctaactaggcatatataaagaAGTCCcagaaaaaatagcgccgatttcggtcagtcgaaattcaaaagaatccctctgtgggaatgtaaacataaacagaaaattaactCGTAACTTTCACTAACGTATCTGAACGGCAAACGTCAGACAACTGTTAGTGTAACATTAAACGAATCGTCAAATCTTCAttgagtgaagaaaaaatcgttcctgaacgagctccaaggcaagttaaattaactagtcttcgtatctctcgctctgatcataacagtctatctaataaaatggcggtctgcttgacctcctcaaagtatacagccttggtaaCAACCGTTCTGACCGAGGGGTAAAGTACTGGCCAAAAAAGTGGCAAATCActttctaattcctttcaattccgtttaattacctcaattaccggagCAACTTGTttaattgccggattcgctctatttcctttcaatttcaattcccATTAATTCCTGTCAACTCCTTTCAATTCTTGttaattccgtttaattaccgGATTTTCCGTCAATTCCGAGCAGGGTGTGTAATCAATTACCCGAGTGGTCCCTCGGTTCTGACAATGACAGAATTTTGTTgactaatttgaattttcggtaATACATTTTAAGACACTTTCGCTTGCatccctcacttcgttcgtaCTACAACACATGACATTGCCTAACATCTATCGTCCAGGAacactaaattttataaaagcaCTCACTGCAGATGAGAAAtcaaatcgaagaaaatatttttctcgaaaattcagaattttgtttttgttaagttgcatttttcatataaactttgcagccgttgacgcaatttgtgtgtcaccgccttcgttatcaactcagagttgtcttaacctgttctttctgAACCTTGACGTAGACAACTATTATTTAAGTTGACTTTCACACAATGGAACAACGcatttcaagcaaaagtgctattaatgacagctgccaaatagagtactactttGTATGAGAAAAGTGTCCTAATTTTTTTcggtgccaaaatttgttcgatacactgtccagtttcagtaccctatttagagtaacactcatgcttgaagtgcgttgggaTAAACCATTATTGTTTGTAAAGCTCGTGAGTATGGTGATTTCGTAgacttttgacataaaatatatgtgaGAAGTGTCAAAAGTTCACGAAATTGTAAttccaacgcactccaagcaaAGGAACAGACGTTATTGACTGTCATATTCGCATTTTACgattttccacctcctaacagtCATAACTCCACTATTTGGcttattattttgtatggaacgtcCGCAGTTGCttataccaacataaaaaactgaattctgTTCTTTTGCCTATTATTGGGGTGCGTTGGCCATATTTACAAACGGAACTTTACGACCCTagcgaaaatgaaataatgagAGCGTGTTTGATGCCTTCATGGGTCTCTAAATATgctctttcagaaccttgagtAGACTAACAGAAGAAAACACGAACACAAGTTTGTCTCTATCTCGAAAACGAAGTAAAGTTTCCatttaaaaagagcactccgtttagcctccgtctacatgacagttgtaaaatagaacaaaagaactgtcacgcaaacggttttactccgtttacaggtttgttccaagtaactgtaaacacgaactttgacaacccgaacaacgacaatttcatccatagcaacgtcgcttacgtgatattttatacaaatcgaccaacgtcgcctacgcgatttacacagaggtattattgaggttatggttatatggatgaaatttgacaattcatatggccttgaaACAAACCTACGTGacagtggaaactatactatAAAAGTGCTAACTTCACTCACTTCGAATTGCTATTGttcgttatttatttttagccccgtgcgaagtacaaaggggcttataggattacgatgccgtgtgtaattgatggaattcgaagcagacggtaagggcaaagtgtttgcatatgttcatagatgacgaatccgcaataaaaattttgtctgtccgtctgtccttctgtccgtctgtccgtcacgtcgatatcttgagtaaatcaaatccgatttcaaatttttcgaaagatagtcaaaatagtgaggctaagttcgaagatgggcatatttgggtcggcccttcgtgagttagggccgcctaagcgctttaaggtcttttggggatatttacggcaaaaaaaaaacgttgaaaatgtaaatgaaacggcaaaagataggtaatgtcgataccgatccaggaaaaaaaaagtttattaaaatcgggtgaatggcccgtgagttagagccctagaagtgaaaggctactcggccctaagtgtattttgcatataactcgagtaaatctcatccttttttcgtgatttttgtttcatttgaaaggtaatcgaagcccgaatataatgtggcgaagaacgttttaaatttgggtccttggactgaggccgctcctcggccctaagtgtattttgcacataaatcgagtaaatcccatcaaattttgctagtttttgtcttatatgaaaggtaattgaataccgaatagaatgtggtgagaaaaatgtttgaaaattaggtccttggactgaggccgctccttggccctaagtgtattttgcatataactcgagtaaatttgatccgattttcctaatttttgtttcatttgaaaagtaatcgaacgaggaatagaatgttgttgaaaaaaaattaaatttgggtccttggactaaggccgctactcggccctaagtgtattttgcatataactcgagtaaattccatccgtttttcctaatttttgtttcatttaaaaggtaatcgaaggccgaatataatgatgttgaaaaaaaattaaatttgggtcgttggactaaggccgtagCTAGGCCTTAGgactctcaataaattaaaattttaggtcgacttgaaatttgtgttacatttgagaGGAACGTCGTTATGCGCAATTTggaagatgtacacatttcataataatttgacttcaactagggtgacagacgcactacggtcacgtgcgcaatagatgtacggattcgtacggggctcagtcgcagcaaacgctccgactgttctgacggctcgttatTATTCTATTATTCGTTAACTCGGTAACGGTGGCAGTGGCTTTTTGTTGGTGAACTTTTTGCGTCGTACACGCTTATTGTATCGGCAGTGTAAAGTCAAGGCGACAATAGTTTCGATGCTAGAAAAAATGGACGaggaaattataaatttgaaagagTGCCACTGCTACGTGCTGAGAGATCAGGAATGTTATTTCAATTGGGTCGTCAAGGAATTCGACATAATCAAAGCAAAGGAGAGAATGGCATCGAGAGGATGCATCGAAGCGTGTTCGGATATCAGCGAATGTAAATTTTGCTGTTTCGAAGGTAAATGGCGAAACTACGTTGAGCCGACCCATTTCCTTGACGGTGAAGACGATGAGACATTCAATCGAGACAAAGGTCATATCCATAAATTCGTGTCATGGAACGGTGAAATGACCTTTCTCGAGACATTCATTGGTGAATACGAACAGGCAGAGAAGCGGCTCGACTATCTAAATTCGGTGATTAATGATCGCATCGGAGGGCAGGACCGTCGCTTGGATTATTTGGACGGGTACAAATATATTCGTGAGATGCTTGGGGCGTACatacaattttgtaaattgtcGCTAAGCCGTTCTGATCGGGCTTCGCTGCCAAGTTTCAACCAATTAAGCACGCCAGCTCAGATCGGTGTTCTGAgtttgaaatttctattttgcaAGGAAACGAAAGAATCATTCGAAGCACAAATTCAAATACTGCGAAAGGTAAGCCGGACACATCTTAACAGATCGAGCAAACAGTGACACTGCTTTCTTTCCCGTTCAGCTGATCGAACTGGATCCTTTGAACGCCATTTGGCATGAATCACTTGGACTTCGGCTGCGATTGGTGAAGAATGATGCTGTAAGATTGGGACGAAAAACAGTCAAATGGTGCAGCCCCGAACAATCGACTGCATTCGCAACGGCGTACAGTCTCCGTCCGGACATACCCAGATTTTTTGCGTCGTTCAGTCGCAATGTGGCTGAATCGTGGAAAAATTGTGGTTACCAGTCGCAGACCCAACCCATCACACTCAGTATCCAGAATCAATCGTTCGACACTGTTGAAGATGCTCTCAATTTTCTGAAAAGGAACACAAGGTATGGACCTGACGACCAGTTTAGACTTGCCaaatagggcgtatcgaatttttagaattttaagggccgcgatagcctgtgtgcggaaaacgtagatcattgaaaactaattccaggcatatggttgatggatccgaaggtgccccggacgactttaactttcaaatggtcgtAACTCGGAAActtgagagtatttctgaaaacaatgttctagcaggatgtagagcgttaaaaactctacaaaactgccaaagaaaccgatggtccaaaaggtgtgtctgtcgaggttttctaacatcgaaagttcgacattttcgtttttgacttttatttcctgagagacaaattattaagtttagcttttggcatgaggttgtagaggaggtcgagtactaccagtacactaggcattgtcccggtcggcgatccatccgaaaccactttttcaacattaatgaatgaactttttaagtgtacccacgtcgcccacgaagccagtgcagacactgtaaccggtgttgctgagtcgaggtaaccttggtaCCTTGTACTTcaaaatctgagaaagtgaaatttgtgagaaaaacaacaaataatcgttttaattagttatttgacccacgaacagtagtaagatgtcgatttcgttgcaaatacacatttttcgatatttttacaaaaggttgaacttcgtggtataccgtgtcaatataatgtgctacatcgagatcccaaacattttgtaaaagagttcagctactgttatggaatattatgtgcacttactggccaaggttacctcgactcagcaacaccggttacagtgtctgcaTTGGCTTCGTGgacgacgtgggtacacttaaaaagttcattcattaatgttgaaaaagtggtttcggatggatcgccgaccgggacaatgcctagtgtactggtagtactcgacctcctctacaacctcatgccaaaagctaaacttaataatttgtctctcaggaaataaaagtcaaaaacgaaaatgtcgaactttcgatgttagaaaacctcgacagacacaccttttggaccatcggtttctttggcagttttgtagagtttttaacgctctacatcctgctagaacattgttttcaaaaatactcttaactttccgagttatgaccatttgaaagttaaagtcgtccggtgggacttcttcccgggcaccttcggatccatcaaccctatgcctggaattagttttcaatgatctacgttttccgcacacaggctatcgcgacccttaaaattctcaaaattcaataCGCCCTATTGCCAAAATTGCTTCAACGAAACATTTTCGACAGATTTCTATTGGAGGTCGTTGACGATATTGCGTCTAAGGCTGATACTGCAAGGTCATTGTCCTCGTTGGGCGAAGTGTTTTCAGTTAGCCTGCCGATTCGGTTGCGAGATCTGGAATTAGCGGAAGAATGTATCAAAGTGGCCATCCGACTCAATCCGTCATGTTCGAAGTCCAATCATCGAATGGGACTTTTCCAGTTCTTCAAGGTATGCGACACTTGACCGTTTGTGCAACAATAACGTCCACAATAGGGTTCCGGATTGTCAAGATCCTTAACTACCGCGTTCACATATTCGCTCatctaattttaaaatttcccCTTTTTTGGACATTGTTATTGCACGATCCGTAATCCGTTGACTGTAGTCGaggcaataaaaacaaaaattcatttattctcAGCGTCGCAATTTCGATAGTGGGCTGAGCTATTTGGTATCGGCAGTCGGTAGCAAAACGGAAAACTTCTATGCCGTCGTGGATTGGATTCAACTTCTAATTTACAaaggtgaaatgaaatcgGAAACGCTGcgcgaaattttcgaaaacattttgtcgacGGATTTCAAGTGGACTGCAGTTCAAACGGCCCGACTAACGTTCCTAAAAGGTTGCTTCAACTTTATTGTGAAAGGCAATAAAGAGGAGACAATGGACTCGTGGATTCAAGCGTACAACCTGGACGCAGAAACGCTCCACTTTTCGATGGCATTCCACGAAGCAAAACGTTTCCAGTGGAAGTGCTTTGATGTGAAAGACATTTTGACGGTATTGACGTCTTCAAAGTTGAAAGCTGATCccattgttaaaaaaatggtcaaCGAGATTCGTGCCAGAGGTGCTGCGTTGAaagagaattttcaatttaacgaTGCAAAATCgaaacagaaataaatttggattttcttcTATGGTCGGAGAAAAGTAAGAAGTCACAATTCCAGTCCAATTCCCTTCAagtcaacaataaaattttgttaattgatTCATTGTCGTTTTGACAAAATAAAGTAACTTTTCGCCGTAACAATCCCGCCTTCGCATAACCATCCCAAGTTTTCTTCATGCAACGTTTCGTGTTGGATTTTGttacctttaaaaaaaaccttaataGATAAGGGTGACTAAGGTCCTCGGGTCTGTCcttacaaaataattgataCCTGAACAGGGTCTATAATTGGCGAATTCATTTACCAATTGACTGTGTACTTTACCAAagatcatgggcgcgcgttagcatagcgcccgtgacccgtgacgcaagtcctattactagaaaaattaaaaaaaaaaaaattttgtcgtagactgcagaaccatatatacagcaaatattgaagttctacaattcaaatacaaatgactccaaattaccattaaaaaaaactaggcgtgcgtacgagttcaacgagctatcacacgttcttgcagcttaaaatttggccacgcaaaaaatcttccaagaagccccatttccatacattttggtcaatttcagtactttaaacgaaatgaaaacatcctacgttactttattagtccgtccgtccgtgtttcctatcttctaaagtcttctttagattttgttgaaattttgggagtagattctagtcgtcattctaagacattccagaaaaaaacatagctaacgccgacccgtacgaaacacctattcgtatcaaaagcctttaatgtgaaactcttcatttctcttacttcattttcttctctgctgaaaaactattcttccttttaaatcacttacattatctttctttgccttgttatcatatacaactaaattgccggaggcaatatagacagccccgtacgaagacaaatttcaaaaattcctatttaaacagctatataccgctatatttaactatatttcactataaataaacatttcacagataaatatatgctattatatagctctatatgcctgtatatagctcaatatagctgtatataggtatatatagatgtccgtatatggaatccctgaaaccccacacacataacaaattatttccatgttaacagaaactctctaagtatcatttttcccaagatatttcaattttactaaaatccaatatggccgccggcagccattttgttaggagaccggaaatagtaccgacgctttacattcgttaatacctttcaaacaaaaaaaaaattcatgaaattcggtcaaaatttactcgagatattgtcaaaatacaccacgttcactgtacttccgagtagccagataagagctcactccaagagacctagctcacgctccggagaacataatttcataaaactttttttccctgattggtacggtcaatacctatctaataaagctaaaacagacgaaatatgttcaaatgtggccgacctacaagcaaaaactgcttgccgccctgtgcctgttccacaccaaggggtctaactcacgagtcggtcatccgatttccataaactttttttttgtcgatcggtattgtaaataccttttatttgacgtatcacttacaagtttaacgtttaaatgtccggagatatcttcgaaaaaccgtaaagcacttattgggccacagctcgggaggggtcgatccaaaatcactcatcttcgaacttagcctgtcttttgacattaccaaacgggaaaaaaaagaattttcaaaatcggatgcgttttactcaagttatcgtgcagacagacggacagacggacagacggacattttttttttcgcggatttggcatctctagacaaccacaataggtttccccttactcagggagtccaattcgacgtgttacaaacgtatgcgtaaacccataagaccccagtacttcgtacgggtctaaaaatttggGGGAAACCGGCTTTGTTTCGGAGGTAGgtctcctcgaagttcccatataggccccatataagaacacctttaagtgggTGTGTGAGGATgggaacaaatttgttcgcttttggtatttggtaagctctgctcgcctcaatttttttccctaaatttagtattttttaaatttttaaaattttttaaatttttcaaaattttttaatttttcaaagtttttcaaattttgtaaattattttaaattaaagtcggagcattataatttgatcgattctactcatttaattcatctttaaataattgtagttttcgaagaaatcatttcgaaaacattacagtataaaagcttagacacgtgcatttgaacggattacccgcaggtataccgcgagtaaacagctctaatgcgcatgcgtaagcttttatactgtaatgttttcgaaatgatttcttgaaaaactacaattatttaaaaatgaatagaatcgatcaaattataatgcttcgaccttatttacatttttttaaatttttcaaaatttcttaaatttttcaaaatttttcaaaatttttaaatttttttttaaatttttcattttttttttgaatttttcaaattttttaaaatttttcaaagttttttaaatttttcaaaagtttttaaattttgtaaaaaattttaaattttgtaaatttttttaaatttttcaaaatttttcaaatttttcaaatttttcaaattttttaatttttttacattttttaaattttttcaaatttttcaaattttttcaaatttttcaaattttttcaatcttctaattcttccaaaagaactgatatcagtcaaaaacactcaaaagagtaaaagtgacgcaagtccctgtgcatacttccaaaacaactgatatcgctggatgtgacgcattctgcgcttgtacgcaaaaactgtaacaggaaaaatttgaccaaaggaattctagaaacaaaattttaccaaaaaaattttgcgtcacaagtggcagatgttgaggaaagtacttttaagaaattttttaaaataggcaagaatatgtcctaatacgtccgaaccatctgccactttgtgacgcaaaatttttttggtaaaattttgtttctcgaatttctttggtcaaatttttgctgttacagtttttgcgtacaagcgcagaatgcgtcacctccagcgatatcagttgttttggaagtatgcacagggacttgcgt
The sequence above is a segment of the Bradysia coprophila strain Holo2 unplaced genomic scaffold, BU_Bcop_v1 contig_70, whole genome shotgun sequence genome. Coding sequences within it:
- the LOC119083667 gene encoding uncharacterized protein LOC119083667 — its product is MLEKMDEEIINLKECHCYVLRDQECYFNWVVKEFDIIKAKERMASRGCIEACSDISECKFCCFEGKWRNYVEPTHFLDGEDDETFNRDKGHIHKFVSWNGEMTFLETFIGEYEQAEKRLDYLNSVINDRIGGQDRRLDYLDGYKYIREMLGAYIQFCKLSLSRSDRASLPSFNQLSTPAQIGVLSLKFLFCKETKESFEAQIQILRKLIELDPLNAIWHESLGLRLRLVKNDAVRLGRKTVKWCSPEQSTAFATAYSLRPDIPRFFASFSRNVAESWKNCGYQSQTQPITLSIQNQSFDTVEDALNFLKRNTRFLLEVVDDIASKADTARSLSSLGEVFSVSLPIRLRDLELAEECIKVAIRLNPSCSKSNHRMGLFQFFKRRNFDSGLSYLVSAVGSKTENFYAVVDWIQLLIYKGEMKSETLREIFENILSTDFKWTAVQTARLTFLKGCFNFIVKGNKEETMDSWIQAYNLDAETLHFSMAFHEAKRFQWKCFDVKDILTVLTSSKLKADPIVKKMVNEIRARGAALKENFQFNDAKSKQK